From Proteiniborus sp. MB09-C3, the proteins below share one genomic window:
- a CDS encoding ABC transporter substrate-binding protein: protein MKKSMSNKLMVLVVIGVLVLAGCGSDGSETAYRIGISQLTEHPALDDARRGFEDGLKELGINADIDLKNAQGDIANTTTIAQKFVRDKVDLIFAISTSAAQSAKQVSPEIPVLFSAVTDPVKAGIVNDWKNVGGNITGTSDMAPTASQLKMFKAIDPSIKKIGILYNTSESNSEIQIEEVKNLAPGEGLEVVTVGVSNINELPQAVDSIMRKIDALYIISDNMIASSVELVSKALIENNMISVSAEETQVRGGILVTNGLNYYELGKQTAVMAKEILVDKKDISTIPVGVAEKTIVTVNQKTLEALGLDEDLPLFKDAVKIGK, encoded by the coding sequence ATGAAAAAAAGTATGAGTAATAAGTTGATGGTATTAGTAGTGATTGGAGTGCTAGTATTAGCAGGATGTGGAAGCGACGGAAGCGAAACTGCATATAGAATAGGAATTAGCCAGTTAACAGAACATCCTGCATTAGATGATGCTAGAAGAGGCTTTGAAGATGGATTGAAGGAATTAGGTATAAACGCAGATATTGATTTGAAAAATGCTCAAGGAGACATAGCAAATACAACAACCATAGCACAAAAGTTTGTGAGGGATAAAGTAGATTTAATATTTGCTATATCTACGTCAGCGGCACAAAGTGCAAAACAAGTATCACCGGAAATTCCTGTATTGTTTAGTGCAGTAACAGATCCAGTAAAAGCAGGCATAGTTAATGATTGGAAAAATGTAGGAGGCAATATAACTGGAACATCGGACATGGCTCCAACAGCTTCCCAATTAAAAATGTTTAAAGCCATAGATCCTAGTATAAAGAAAATAGGAATTTTATATAACACAAGTGAATCTAATTCAGAAATTCAAATAGAAGAAGTGAAGAATCTTGCACCTGGAGAAGGACTGGAGGTAGTAACAGTTGGAGTGAGCAACATAAATGAGCTTCCTCAGGCTGTAGATTCTATAATGAGAAAAATAGACGCATTATATATAATAAGCGACAACATGATTGCCTCATCAGTAGAATTAGTGTCAAAAGCATTAATAGAAAACAATATGATATCTGTATCAGCAGAGGAAACTCAAGTAAGAGGCGGTATACTCGTAACCAATGGTCTTAACTACTATGAACTAGGTAAACAAACTGCTGTAATGGCTAAAGAAATACTAGTTGATAAAAAGGATATTTCCACAATTCCTGTTGGTGTAGCTGAAAAAACTATAGTAACAGTAAATCAAAAAACTTTAGAAGCACTGGGACTAGACGAGGATCTGCCTCTATTCAAGGATGCTGTAAAGATTGGAAAATAA
- a CDS encoding ABC transporter permease has protein sequence MISLIMTSLEQGFIFAVLAMGVFLTYKVLDIADLSVEGTFPMGAFVFAKFIAMGVNPIVSTLLSFGFGALAGLVTGIFYIKLRIKPLLAGILTMTILYSTNLRIYGKANIPLFSYESIFDIGPVLVVLMVIVLLIKIILDLFLKTETGYLLIATGDNETLVRSLGANSNKYKLIGLMIANGFVGLSGALMAQMQGFAEITMGNSIIVVALASIIIGDTIGKNSSKIKNTTRAILGALVYKIIGGIAIELGLEPTDLKAISALIVIVFIAYNNLAADYLGRRKKEGGRNHVENSKLIKEL, from the coding sequence ATGATTTCATTAATTATGACATCCTTAGAACAAGGATTTATTTTTGCAGTATTAGCTATGGGTGTGTTTCTAACATATAAGGTGCTCGATATAGCAGATCTCTCTGTAGAAGGGACTTTCCCCATGGGAGCTTTTGTATTTGCTAAATTCATTGCCATGGGAGTGAATCCCATAGTAAGCACTTTATTATCTTTTGGCTTTGGTGCTTTGGCTGGATTAGTAACAGGAATTTTTTATATTAAGTTAAGAATAAAACCACTATTAGCTGGGATATTAACTATGACTATATTATATTCGACTAATCTTAGAATATACGGAAAGGCAAATATTCCGCTTTTCAGCTATGAATCAATATTTGATATAGGACCAGTTTTGGTAGTCTTGATGGTGATAGTATTGCTAATAAAGATAATATTAGATTTATTTCTAAAAACAGAAACAGGTTATTTATTAATAGCAACAGGAGATAATGAAACCCTTGTGAGATCTCTTGGAGCCAATAGCAATAAATACAAGCTCATAGGGCTTATGATAGCAAATGGATTTGTAGGACTAAGCGGAGCCTTAATGGCACAAATGCAAGGATTTGCAGAGATAACAATGGGCAACTCTATTATAGTAGTCGCACTTGCTTCAATTATAATAGGCGATACTATAGGAAAAAATTCAAGTAAAATTAAAAATACGACTAGAGCTATATTAGGTGCACTGGTGTATAAGATCATTGGTGGAATTGCAATAGAATTAGGATTAGAGCCTACTGATTTGAAAGCCATAAGTGCATTAATAGTAATAGTCTTTATAGCATATAACAACCTTGCAGCTGATTATTTAGGGAGAAGAAAAAAAGAAGGAGGAAGGAACCATGTTGAGAATAGTAAACTTATCAAAGAGCTTTAA
- a CDS encoding ATP-binding cassette domain-containing protein: MLRIVNLSKSFNTGTDNEINIFNSLNLEIEENKCTVIIGSNGCGKSTLLNMISGSISTDKGQIILKGKDISKTREEKRASYIGRVYQNPSMGVSPSLTILENMSLADRKGEKFTLRRLIRKSEIERYVKLLKTLDLGLENKLNTKVKFLSGGQRQSLSLVMAAMKHPDLLLLDEHTAALDPKTSNVIMRKTKELIEKYSITTIMISHNMRDAIEYSDRIIMLDKGEVVLDKSSKDVTEKELIEIYRTKLDLEGKAS, translated from the coding sequence ATGTTGAGAATAGTAAACTTATCAAAGAGCTTTAATACAGGAACGGATAATGAGATTAATATATTCAATAGCTTGAATTTAGAAATTGAAGAAAACAAATGTACAGTAATAATTGGTTCTAATGGCTGTGGCAAAAGTACCCTTCTTAATATGATAAGTGGTAGCATATCAACAGACAAAGGTCAGATAATACTAAAAGGCAAAGATATATCTAAGACAAGGGAAGAAAAAAGAGCCTCTTATATAGGAAGAGTTTACCAGAATCCATCCATGGGGGTATCTCCTTCTCTTACTATATTAGAGAATATGTCCTTAGCAGACAGAAAAGGAGAGAAGTTTACCCTGAGAAGGCTTATAAGAAAAAGTGAGATAGAGAGATATGTGAAGCTGCTAAAAACTTTAGATCTAGGCTTAGAGAATAAATTAAATACAAAAGTAAAATTTTTATCCGGTGGTCAAAGACAATCTCTTTCTCTGGTAATGGCCGCTATGAAGCATCCTGATTTATTGCTCTTAGATGAACATACGGCAGCGTTAGATCCGAAGACTTCTAATGTAATAATGAGAAAAACTAAGGAGCTTATAGAAAAGTACTCAATAACAACTATAATGATTTCTCACAATATGAGAGACGCAATAGAGTATTCAGATAGGATAATAATGCTTGATAAGGGAGAAGTAGTGTTGGACAAGTCAAGTAAGGATGTAACGGAAAAAGAACTAATTGAAATATATAGAACAAAGCTTGATCTAGAAGGAAAAGCGTCTTAG
- a CDS encoding NADH:flavin oxidoreductase: protein MMSSLFTSQKIKNLEVKNRIVLPPMVCFTFASENGFVSEKNIKHYEAMAKGGSGLIIVEAACVNKSGRLSTDQLGIWSDDYIDGLRRLAQVCHEHGAKVTIQLHHAGLRTSKLINEDTITSSDYDNGKISARAMTKEEIHALEEDFINAAIRAEKAGFDGVELHGAHSYLMTQFFSTKVNKRTDEYGGSLDNRLRFTQEILEGIKQKVSDDFIVGIRMGSNENDLETSIDMAKKFEAMGMDYLHISTGFDNTPIDQEIPEDFPCNWIVYGAAKIKEYVSIPVIAVNSIKTAEAANYLIDNNLVEFVAIGRAQLADHDFVNHIKENEPIITCLRCKPCKWFTNGDNCPRHL, encoded by the coding sequence ATGATGAGTTCACTTTTTACATCTCAAAAAATTAAGAATTTGGAAGTGAAGAATAGAATTGTATTACCACCTATGGTATGCTTTACATTCGCCTCAGAGAATGGCTTTGTATCTGAAAAGAATATTAAACATTATGAGGCAATGGCAAAGGGTGGTTCTGGCCTAATTATTGTGGAAGCAGCATGTGTAAATAAAAGTGGAAGATTATCTACGGACCAGCTTGGAATTTGGTCTGATGATTATATCGATGGATTAAGGAGACTGGCACAAGTTTGTCATGAGCATGGTGCCAAGGTTACTATACAGCTTCATCATGCGGGACTTAGAACTTCTAAGCTTATTAATGAAGACACTATAACTTCCTCAGATTATGATAATGGAAAAATATCTGCTAGAGCCATGACAAAGGAAGAAATACATGCATTAGAGGAAGACTTCATCAATGCTGCCATTAGAGCAGAAAAGGCTGGCTTTGATGGTGTTGAACTTCATGGTGCTCATTCCTATCTTATGACACAGTTCTTTTCAACTAAAGTAAATAAGCGGACAGATGAATATGGTGGAAGTCTTGATAATAGATTGAGATTTACACAGGAGATACTAGAAGGAATCAAACAGAAGGTTAGTGATGATTTTATTGTTGGAATTAGAATGGGCAGCAATGAAAATGACCTAGAAACTAGTATTGATATGGCTAAGAAATTTGAAGCTATGGGGATGGACTATCTTCATATTTCTACTGGCTTTGACAATACTCCAATAGACCAAGAGATACCAGAAGATTTTCCTTGTAATTGGATTGTATATGGAGCAGCAAAAATAAAAGAGTATGTGAGTATTCCAGTAATTGCAGTAAATTCAATTAAAACAGCAGAGGCTGCCAATTATTTAATTGACAACAATTTAGTTGAATTTGTTGCTATAGGCAGAGCCCAGCTTGCAGACCATGATTTTGTAAATCATATAAAAGAAAATGAACCTATAATTACATGCTTAAGATGTAAGCCATGTAAATGGTTCACAAATGGAGATAATTGCCCAAGACATTTGTAA
- the megL gene encoding methionine gamma-lyase codes for MDREKLETMGFGTKAIHGGHKKDAATGALVTPIYQTSTFVFDSAEQGGRRFALEEDGYIYTRLGNPTNSQVEEKVAILEGAEACVSTASGMGAVSSVLWTALKAGDHIVAAETLYGCTFAYINHGLTRFGVDVTFVDTTDPENVRNAMRDNTRVVYLETPANPTLIISDIKAISHIAHQNENCLVVVDNTFATPYIQRPIELGADVVVHSATKYLNGHGDVIAGFVAGKQEFINEVRLVGIKDMTGSCLSPFDAFLIMRGMKTLEIRMEKHCQNAMEIANFLDSHAAVEKVYYPGLESFEQYNLAKAQMKLPGAIIAFELKGGIEEGKKVINNTHLCKTAVSLGDTETLIQHPASMTHSPYSPEERAAAGISEGLVRLSVGLETCSDIIEDLNNALNLIL; via the coding sequence ATGGATAGGGAAAAATTAGAGACTATGGGGTTTGGAACAAAGGCTATACACGGGGGGCATAAAAAAGATGCAGCAACTGGTGCATTAGTTACTCCTATTTATCAGACTTCAACCTTTGTATTTGACTCTGCAGAACAGGGCGGCAGAAGATTTGCTTTAGAAGAAGACGGATATATATACACTAGATTAGGTAATCCAACAAACTCTCAAGTTGAAGAAAAAGTTGCAATATTAGAGGGTGCAGAAGCCTGTGTATCTACTGCTTCGGGTATGGGAGCAGTATCTTCAGTTTTGTGGACAGCTTTAAAGGCTGGTGACCATATTGTTGCTGCTGAAACTCTTTATGGCTGTACCTTTGCCTATATAAATCATGGATTAACTAGATTTGGAGTTGATGTTACCTTCGTAGATACTACTGACCCTGAAAACGTTAGAAATGCTATGAGAGACAACACTAGAGTAGTATATTTAGAAACTCCTGCTAATCCAACTTTAATAATTTCTGATATCAAGGCTATATCTCATATCGCCCATCAAAATGAAAATTGTTTAGTAGTAGTAGATAATACCTTTGCTACACCTTATATTCAAAGGCCTATAGAGCTTGGTGCAGATGTAGTCGTGCATTCAGCTACAAAGTATCTAAACGGTCATGGAGACGTTATTGCTGGATTTGTGGCAGGAAAGCAAGAGTTTATAAATGAAGTACGTCTTGTAGGTATAAAAGATATGACTGGTTCTTGTTTAAGTCCATTTGATGCTTTTCTAATTATGAGAGGTATGAAAACCCTAGAAATAAGAATGGAAAAGCACTGCCAAAATGCTATGGAGATTGCTAATTTCTTAGACTCTCATGCCGCAGTTGAAAAAGTATATTATCCTGGACTAGAGAGCTTTGAGCAATATAATCTAGCTAAAGCGCAGATGAAGTTGCCTGGAGCTATTATTGCCTTTGAGTTAAAAGGTGGAATTGAAGAAGGTAAAAAAGTCATTAATAATACACATCTTTGCAAAACTGCTGTAAGCTTAGGAGATACAGAAACATTAATTCAGCATCCTGCTTCAATGACTCATTCACCATATTCCCCTGAGGAAAGGGCTGCTGCTGGAATAAGTGAGGGCTTAGTTAGATTATCTGTAGGACTTGAAACATGCAGTGACATAATAGAAGACTTAAATAATGCTTTAAATTTAATACTGTAA
- a CDS encoding sigma 54-interacting transcriptional regulator yields the protein MNEFIRFKIITEDRIGMTLAILSEIYSANINLNSLEVSPKKVCVKIGKIDSKKKNLLINKLLKINGVISIDEIELLSYETNERKLYAIINSVDDGIISINKDFKIEIFNNYCENIFNCKKEDVLGTDIRNLINNNSSISNLMRKENVHNNFHFNIENTNNKQYITTESLIKDDNDRTLGAVISIKDVKKTIQIANIISANNEGIFKDIVGNSPSIEKVKEVSKLVAKSDSTILLRGESGTGKELFAKAIQRLSSRKNKSFVTLNCAALPDSLIESELFGYEKGSFTGAIEGGKDGLFKEADGGTLFLDEIGELSGAMQAKLLRALQEKSIRKIGSTKEEEIDVRIIAATNKNLEEMIDNNTFREDLYYRLNVIPIHIPPLRDRLDDIPLLVSFFINKLNKKLDKKVEGAEIEFINRLMKHNWHGNVRELQNVIERAMNLCENKLLKTDNLIITPHKNISEPQPCMDFSDKLSLREVIEDCEKKTIINALRKNKSIRSAAKILGVSHTTIINKIKRYNIKW from the coding sequence ATGAATGAATTTATTCGATTTAAAATAATTACAGAAGATAGAATTGGTATGACACTAGCCATATTATCTGAAATCTATTCAGCTAATATAAATCTTAATTCCTTAGAAGTATCACCAAAAAAAGTCTGCGTAAAAATAGGAAAAATAGATAGCAAAAAAAAGAATTTACTAATAAATAAATTGTTAAAAATAAATGGCGTTATTTCCATAGATGAAATAGAGCTACTTTCATATGAAACAAATGAAAGAAAGCTTTATGCTATCATCAATTCCGTAGATGATGGAATAATTTCTATAAATAAAGATTTTAAAATTGAGATTTTTAATAATTATTGCGAAAATATTTTCAATTGCAAAAAAGAAGATGTTTTAGGGACAGATATAAGGAATCTAATAAATAACAACTCATCTATCTCCAATTTAATGCGAAAAGAAAATGTACATAATAACTTTCATTTTAATATAGAAAATACTAATAATAAACAATATATAACTACTGAGAGCCTTATTAAAGATGATAACGATAGAACCCTTGGGGCTGTAATATCTATAAAGGATGTCAAAAAAACTATACAGATAGCTAATATCATCTCTGCAAATAACGAAGGGATATTTAAAGATATTGTTGGAAATAGTCCTTCAATTGAAAAGGTCAAAGAAGTCTCCAAGCTAGTAGCTAAAAGTGACTCTACTATTTTATTGCGTGGAGAAAGCGGCACTGGAAAAGAGTTATTTGCAAAAGCCATTCAGAGACTAAGCAGTCGCAAAAATAAAAGCTTCGTAACATTAAATTGTGCAGCTTTGCCTGATAGTTTAATTGAAAGCGAGTTATTCGGGTATGAAAAAGGAAGCTTTACTGGTGCTATAGAAGGTGGAAAGGATGGACTTTTTAAGGAAGCTGATGGTGGCACACTGTTTTTAGATGAAATTGGCGAGCTTTCTGGAGCCATGCAAGCAAAGCTTTTGAGAGCCCTACAAGAAAAAAGCATTAGAAAAATAGGCAGCACAAAGGAAGAAGAAATTGACGTTAGAATCATAGCCGCTACTAATAAAAATCTAGAAGAAATGATTGATAATAACACATTTAGAGAAGATCTATATTATAGATTAAATGTCATACCTATACATATTCCACCTCTTAGAGATAGGCTTGATGATATTCCATTGCTTGTGTCCTTTTTCATAAATAAATTAAATAAAAAATTAGACAAGAAGGTAGAAGGAGCAGAAATAGAATTTATTAATAGGCTTATGAAGCATAATTGGCATGGCAATGTTAGAGAGCTGCAAAATGTTATAGAAAGAGCAATGAACCTCTGTGAAAATAAATTGTTGAAAACAGATAATTTAATCATAACTCCACATAAAAATATATCAGAGCCTCAGCCATGTATGGACTTTAGCGATAAACTATCATTAAGGGAAGTAATTGAGGACTGCGAAAAGAAAACAATTATAAATGCTTTAAGAAAAAACAAAAGTATTAGGTCTGCTGCTAAGATTTTAGGTGTTTCTCATACTACTATTATAAATAAGATAAAAAGATATAATATAAAGTGGTAA
- a CDS encoding NAD/NADP octopine/nopaline dehydrogenase family protein: MKKELTYCIIGAGNGGIAMAGYLAKIGYKVNLYNRTLEKILPLMKDRIIYLTGEENGHGVLNKVTSNMEEAIKDVDIIMVTVPAIGHYYIAKEMAPYLKDGQIIILNPGRTGGALEVYETLLRERKKNNIIVAEAQTFIYASRSTAFNHAHIFKSKKEVTLAAIPAIKTNYVLELINEAYPQFISAKDVLETSINNYGAIFHPAPTLLNSGHIERGAPFEYYTEGITPSIGNFLEKIDRERMELGRMLQVETVSATEWLKETYGTKGETIFEAVQNNPAYKGLQAPQGLHIRYIYEDVPYSLVPMESMACSLGMKTPAISSIINVAQLMTNRDFREEGRTADRLGLEGLTIAEMHMLARRGTIVKRRLEEVV; the protein is encoded by the coding sequence TTGAAAAAAGAGCTCACTTATTGTATTATTGGTGCTGGCAACGGTGGAATTGCTATGGCAGGATACCTTGCTAAGATCGGATACAAGGTAAACCTGTACAATAGGACATTAGAAAAGATTCTTCCTCTGATGAAAGATAGGATTATCTACCTTACAGGTGAGGAAAATGGGCACGGAGTGCTGAACAAAGTAACAAGCAATATGGAAGAGGCTATTAAAGATGTTGACATAATAATGGTAACTGTTCCTGCCATTGGACATTATTATATTGCTAAAGAAATGGCTCCTTATTTAAAGGATGGTCAAATAATAATACTAAATCCAGGTCGAACTGGAGGGGCTTTAGAGGTATATGAAACCCTATTAAGAGAAAGAAAGAAGAATAATATAATAGTGGCAGAAGCTCAAACCTTCATTTATGCCTCTAGATCAACGGCATTTAATCATGCGCATATTTTTAAATCTAAAAAGGAAGTAACTCTAGCTGCAATACCAGCCATAAAAACAAATTATGTATTAGAGCTTATCAACGAGGCATATCCTCAGTTTATATCAGCAAAAGATGTTCTAGAAACTAGCATCAACAACTACGGTGCAATATTTCATCCAGCACCTACACTTCTGAACAGCGGGCATATCGAAAGGGGAGCACCCTTTGAATATTATACCGAAGGAATTACACCATCAATAGGAAATTTTCTGGAGAAAATAGACAGAGAAAGAATGGAACTAGGGAGAATGCTTCAGGTAGAGACAGTATCAGCCACTGAATGGTTAAAGGAGACCTATGGCACAAAAGGTGAAACTATCTTTGAAGCTGTTCAGAATAATCCAGCATATAAAGGATTACAAGCACCACAGGGACTACATATTAGATATATTTACGAGGATGTTCCATATAGCTTAGTACCTATGGAATCGATGGCCTGCAGCTTAGGAATGAAAACTCCGGCTATATCTTCAATAATTAATGTAGCTCAATTAATGACAAACAGAGACTTTAGAGAAGAAGGTAGAACAGCAGATAGATTGGGATTAGAAGGATTGACAATTGCAGAAATGCATATGCTGGCAAGGAGAGGAACAATAGTCAAGAGAAGGTTGGAAGAGGTGGTTTAA
- a CDS encoding methionine synthase → MKKIIGLTLGNCVHVAGTMNFLGLAEKENYKTESVGIGIDVSELTKIIEDKKPDIVGLSYRLSPEPLNKILEELKENIHINENLKNIVWLFGGTEPTALVAERHNIFDKIFYGNEDIDEVIAYLKGQESLEEESYPRNLIDRIKSKYPYPVIRHHLGLTSMENTIEAIEKIANAKVLDIISIAPDQNAQEFFFDQENMDENLNGAGGVPVRTREDLQALYNGAQRGNYPLLRSYSGTKNIIRFAEVLKDTINNAWCAVPLFWYSELDKRGPRTLKEAIIENQKVMAWHGERNIPVEVNDPHHWSLRDAHDAIGVAVAYLAAYNAKKMGVKDYIAQFMFNVPAYISAENDLGKMLAKIELIESLVDENFNVYRQARAGLASFPADLNQAKGQLAASAYLAMAIKPHIYHVVGFCEAHHAAEAEDVIESCKIVRGIIKNEFLGSIDLTKDANVQRRKTELIEEAKVIIDSIESLGSEIEDPLTDPDILVKAVRLGILDAPQLKGNRVAKGELKTRMISGALYAYDEKNARIIPEKERVGDILENSYVSE, encoded by the coding sequence ATGAAAAAAATTATAGGATTGACACTTGGAAATTGTGTCCATGTGGCAGGTACCATGAATTTTCTTGGTCTAGCAGAAAAGGAAAATTATAAAACGGAATCCGTAGGCATAGGAATAGATGTTAGTGAGCTAACCAAAATCATTGAAGATAAAAAGCCTGATATTGTAGGGCTTTCGTATAGACTGTCACCAGAACCACTGAATAAAATATTAGAAGAATTAAAAGAAAATATCCATATAAATGAGAACTTAAAGAATATAGTTTGGTTATTTGGCGGTACAGAGCCAACAGCCTTAGTAGCGGAAAGACATAACATATTTGATAAGATTTTTTATGGAAATGAAGATATTGATGAAGTAATCGCTTACCTTAAAGGACAGGAAAGCTTAGAAGAAGAATCTTATCCAAGGAATCTTATAGACAGGATAAAATCAAAATATCCTTATCCAGTAATAAGACATCATCTAGGGCTTACATCTATGGAGAATACTATAGAGGCAATAGAAAAGATTGCCAATGCCAAAGTATTAGACATAATATCCATAGCGCCAGACCAAAATGCTCAAGAGTTTTTCTTCGATCAAGAAAATATGGACGAGAATTTAAACGGAGCTGGTGGAGTGCCTGTTAGAACTAGAGAGGACCTACAAGCTTTATATAATGGAGCTCAAAGAGGAAATTATCCTCTATTAAGATCATATAGCGGAACTAAGAATATAATTAGATTTGCAGAGGTTTTAAAAGATACTATAAACAATGCTTGGTGTGCAGTTCCGCTTTTTTGGTATTCGGAACTAGATAAGAGAGGACCTAGAACACTAAAAGAGGCCATAATAGAAAACCAAAAAGTAATGGCTTGGCACGGGGAAAGAAACATTCCAGTAGAAGTAAATGACCCTCATCATTGGAGCTTAAGGGATGCCCACGATGCAATAGGAGTAGCTGTAGCATATTTAGCTGCATATAATGCTAAAAAAATGGGAGTAAAGGACTACATTGCGCAATTTATGTTCAATGTACCAGCTTATATTTCAGCAGAAAATGATTTAGGAAAAATGTTGGCAAAAATAGAATTAATAGAAAGCTTAGTAGATGAGAACTTCAATGTTTATCGTCAAGCCAGAGCAGGCCTAGCAAGCTTTCCAGCAGACCTAAATCAAGCTAAGGGGCAATTAGCTGCATCTGCTTATTTAGCTATGGCTATAAAGCCTCATATTTATCATGTTGTTGGCTTCTGTGAAGCACATCATGCGGCAGAGGCAGAGGATGTTATAGAATCCTGTAAGATAGTCAGAGGGATAATAAAAAACGAATTCTTAGGCTCCATAGATTTGACTAAGGATGCAAATGTTCAAAGGAGAAAAACAGAGCTAATAGAGGAAGCTAAAGTTATCATAGATAGCATAGAATCCCTTGGTTCAGAAATAGAAGATCCTCTGACAGACCCAGATATATTAGTTAAAGCAGTAAGATTAGGAATATTGGATGCACCTCAACTAAAGGGTAATAGAGTAGCTAAGGGAGAATTAAAGACTAGAATGATAAGCGGTGCCCTATATGCCTATGACGAAAAGAATGCAAGGATAATACCTGAAAAAGAAAGAGTAGGGGATATCTTGGAAAATAGTTATGTAAGTGAATAA
- a CDS encoding FAD-dependent oxidoreductase, translated as MNIDKRKIFKNLPQSYWIASASNTNYPILNEDISVDVAIVGGGLVGISCAYLLKKEGLRVVVLEAGHIANGTTGHTTAKITSQHELIYSKLKNQMGEELARQYAEANETAIQEIRKIAEANNIQCDYIVQPAFVYTQQDEYIQEINDEVKAASSLGIKASYIEEIPLPISIKAAVRFDNQAQFHPLKYLLDLAKTIPDNDCHIFEQTRAIDIEEGDNYVITTAQGKKITAKKVIIASHYPFYNKHGMYFTRIYPERSYVVAIRAKEKYPGGMYINAEEPARSLRHQSYEDGELILVGGNHHKTGQGVDTIKHYETLIDFANDTFTVENILYRWSTQDCMTLDGIPYVGHYTSNTPNLYIATGFGKWGMTNSMVSAMLLRDLIIKGKSPWQDVYNPSRKTILASAKNFIVENFNVAQQLIDGKLAPASEDVNVNLGEGEILKIDGKRVGVYRDEEDKLHIVNTTCTHMGCELSWNSAERSWDCPCHGSRFSYEGEIIEGPASQHLSMTNDVNTFEKLFKDDY; from the coding sequence ATGAATATAGACAAGCGAAAAATATTTAAAAATCTCCCACAATCTTATTGGATAGCCTCTGCCTCTAATACAAATTATCCTATCCTCAACGAAGACATCAGCGTGGATGTAGCAATAGTAGGCGGAGGATTAGTGGGGATTTCATGTGCTTATCTTTTGAAAAAAGAGGGCTTGAGAGTAGTTGTTCTTGAAGCTGGACACATTGCCAATGGCACCACTGGACATACTACAGCAAAAATCACTTCACAACACGAACTTATTTATAGCAAGCTAAAAAATCAAATGGGTGAAGAATTAGCACGACAATATGCGGAGGCTAATGAAACTGCCATACAAGAGATAAGAAAAATAGCAGAGGCTAATAATATTCAATGTGATTATATTGTTCAGCCAGCATTCGTATATACACAACAAGATGAATACATTCAAGAGATTAACGACGAAGTGAAGGCTGCTTCGAGCTTAGGTATAAAGGCTTCTTATATAGAAGAAATACCTTTACCTATATCTATTAAAGCAGCGGTTCGTTTTGATAATCAAGCTCAATTCCATCCGCTAAAATATCTGCTTGACTTAGCAAAAACTATTCCTGATAATGATTGTCATATTTTCGAACAGACTAGAGCAATAGACATTGAAGAAGGAGACAATTACGTTATTACAACTGCCCAAGGGAAAAAAATAACTGCTAAAAAAGTTATTATTGCATCTCACTATCCTTTCTATAATAAACATGGGATGTACTTCACGAGAATATATCCAGAAAGGTCCTATGTTGTCGCTATTAGGGCAAAGGAAAAATATCCAGGCGGAATGTATATAAATGCAGAAGAACCAGCACGTTCACTACGACACCAGTCTTATGAAGATGGTGAACTTATATTAGTTGGTGGGAATCACCACAAAACAGGACAGGGTGTAGATACGATAAAGCACTATGAAACTCTTATAGACTTTGCTAATGATACCTTCACTGTGGAAAATATACTATATCGATGGTCAACTCAAGACTGTATGACTCTGGATGGAATACCCTATGTAGGACATTATACCTCTAACACCCCCAACCTGTATATAGCTACTGGCTTTGGAAAATGGGGCATGACAAATAGTATGGTCTCTGCAATGCTTCTTAGGGATTTAATAATAAAAGGTAAGAGTCCATGGCAGGACGTTTATAATCCATCACGTAAAACCATTCTTGCCTCGGCTAAAAACTTCATAGTAGAAAATTTCAATGTTGCACAGCAGCTTATAGATGGTAAGCTTGCTCCTGCATCAGAAGATGTAAACGTAAATCTAGGTGAAGGAGAAATTTTAAAAATTGATGGTAAGCGAGTTGGAGTATATAGAGATGAAGAAGATAAGCTCCATATTGTAAATACAACTTGTACTCATATGGGCTGTGAATTAAGCTGGAATTCTGCCGAAAGGTCTTGGGACTGTCCTTGCCACGGCTCAAGATTTTCATATGAAGGAGAAATAATAGAGGGCCCTGCAAGTCAACATCTGAGTATGACCAATGATGTAAATACTTTTGAGAAATTATTTAAGGATGATTATTAA